The segment gtttttcaaaattttcaactaAAAGTTATCATTAAGAACTCGACTGCACTTAATCAAATCAAAGCGACACaatactaaaatttatatgaaaatcatACATGTTGGTATAGCTCgggaaatacttttataatttgaatttatatctattctaaattaaatgtaattatagtaaataggtatatacagtatattatcttaaattatataaaaatgggaTATAAAATAGTCTCACTACTACAGAgctttaaatatcaaaaatcagtatttaattgcaataatatttataaatataagggtatatacatgactaaaacaaaaatgattctattaaaaatgactTCTACAACTTCAACAAGTTTCAACAACTAACAGTATATGTAAAGATCTATtagtaataaaatcaaaaaacgaGACAAACAGTTTTTGGAAAGTTTTGAAGTTTTAATTACAGAAATAGTTATATTGAATTTTACAAATACTCGATTGGATTTTAATAGCtcttatgtttatatttaacaGACTGTGCTACAACCGAAGGGCCTTCCTGCATATTTCCCTTTCAGTTTATGGGAGAATTTCATCATGATTGCATGCAAATCAGCAAAACATCATCATCCTTTATGTGTGCCATACAAGTGAATACATTCGGAATAGCCATACAATttggaatttgtaataaaagttGTCCAATTAAAACTACAAAGTTAATTTCAACAAATCCAAGGACCacttcaacaacaaaaacatcAATTAACACTTCAACTGATTCAACAACTAACAGTACAGGTAAAAATCTATGAGCAAATTTATACAAtaggaaaaacagttttttgaaagttttaaacttttaattgagGACAAAAGTTTGATCgggttttacaaataaattctaACAATAGAACAAATTATTGATACTACTTTCTGTCATATTCTATTTTAACGCATTTAATAccgtttttatttcttcattaaacaaaaactttagataatatttatattttctatcgCAAATTTACCTATTGTTATAAAGGTATTTTAAAAGACTTTGTATCAAAAGTCATGCTTcacttgatatttatatttaaatgcagataatttattcttactTAATAGGTAGTAAAAAAGTAATGCTGAATTTCatctgaataataatttatagtaaagaaaaatatttagaaaagtggatatttttacaaatttattttgtggaaaaaagttgaattcatccttattttacaaattatccacacattaaaaattaatgtcatgtaatatttatacaactaaTTAAAagacacttttaaaatatatctaatttgttgaatttcatattatctAAATAGGCTGTACTACAACCAATGGTGAAGTTTGCAAGTTCCCCTTCATTTATTTGGGTGTTACTTACAATGAGTGTACAAGTATAGACAATGCTGGTGTATTCTGGTGTGCTTTGTCTTTGTATGGCACTGGAGAGGCTAATGTATATGGAATCTGTGGAAATAATTGCCAAAAAACTTCAACCACCGTAGGAAAAAGTACAATTCaaggtaaatatatatctttgtctataattaattgaaggacactattaaaaatatatctaagttGTAGGTATATCACAATATCTGTATTGTGTTATGATATGATATTAGATCCTAAACTATTcgatatttgtttaataaataaatttacttgtaCAAATTAATAGGATAAGTCAATTCTTAGACTCCGAATAAACTTAATTTCCCTTCTATAATAATACAGTTATACACATTAGAATAGATAAGTGAATAATAtgcttgaatttttattaagtaaggATACGATTGTACAGTTAGCTTATACGAGTTACAGGTGGGATTTAATAACTTG is part of the Lepeophtheirus salmonis chromosome 7, UVic_Lsal_1.4, whole genome shotgun sequence genome and harbors:
- the LOC121121750 gene encoding uncharacterized protein isoform X1, coding for MSIQHKKINKRRGIVPNLVPGKNIRDDCATTEGPSCIFPFQFMGEFHHDCMQISKTSSSFMCAIQVNTFGIAIQFGICNKSCPIKTTKLISTNPRTTSTTKTSINTSTDSTTNSTGCTTTNGEVCKFPFIYLGVTYNECTSIDNAGVFWCALSLYGTGEANVYGICGNNCQKTSTTVGKSTIQGCSTTNGEVCKFPFIYLGVTYNECTSIDNDGVFWCALSFYDSEEAYLYDSCGNNCQITSTTLKRNKNQSCTTNGEVCKFPFIYSDVTYNECTSKENAGVLWCATSRYDTGEALDYGACGKSCRSQ
- the LOC121121750 gene encoding 72 kDa type IV collagenase isoform X2, which encodes MGEFHHDCMQISKTSSSFMCAIQVNTFGIAIQFGICNKSCPIKTTKLISTNPRTTSTTKTSINTSTDSTTNSTGCTTTNGEVCKFPFIYLGVTYNECTSIDNAGVFWCALSLYGTGEANVYGICGNNCQKTSTTVGKSTIQGCSTTNGEVCKFPFIYLGVTYNECTSIDNDGVFWCALSFYDSEEAYLYDSCGNNCQITSTTLKRNKNQSCTTNGEVCKFPFIYSDVTYNECTSKENAGVLWCATSRYDTGEALDYGACGKSCRSQ
- the LOC121121750 gene encoding matrix metalloproteinase-9 isoform X3; the encoded protein is MSIQHKKINKRRGIVPNLVPGKNIRDDCATTEGPSCIFPFQFMGEFHHDCMQISKTSSSFMCAIQVNTFGIAIQFGICNKSCPIKTTKLISTNPRTTSTTKTSINTSTDSTTNSTGCTTTNGEVCKFPFIYLGVTYNECTSIDNAGVFWCALSLYGTGEANVYGICGNNCQKTSTTVGKSTIQGCTTNGEVCKFPFIYSDVTYNECTSKENAGVLWCATSRYDTGEALDYGACGKSCRSQ